TTTCGACCGGACAGTGGAACGGATAACTCGATGATTTCCATTTATCCCTTCGGGGATCAGTATTACACATTTACGGAGACTCCTTTTATGCATAGGTTTGTTCACTGTAACTTTCCTTGAAtaataatgttttattattattaaaataccAATATTATTATAGAATCAATCCCTGCACTTTGGCCACTGAGGCGCGAATCTGCACCACCGACTTTGTGGGCGTGGTGAACCACACCTCGCATCCGCATGTTCTTCCCAGTGGCACTGTCTACAACCTGGGCACCACCATGACCAGATCTGGACCGGCCTACACCATACTCTGTTTCCCGCACGGCGAGCAGATGTTCGAGGACGCTCATGTGGTGGCCACACTGCCCTGCCGCTGGAAACTGCATCCCGGCTACATGCACACCTTCGGTTTGACGGATCACTACTTTGTGATTGTGGAACAGCCGTTGTCCGTTTCCCTCACGGAATATATAAAAGCCCAGCTAGGTGGACAGAACCTATCGGCCTGTCTCAAGTGGTTCGAAGATCGGCCGACACTCTTTCACCTTATAGATCGGCTTTCCGGCAAGCTGGTGCAGACATACGAATCGGAGGCCTTCTTCTACCTGCACATCATCAACTGCTTTGAGCAGGATGGCCATGTGGTGGTGGACATATGCAGCTACAGGAATCCCGAAATGATCAACTGCATGTACCTGGAGGCCATTGCCAATATGCAAACGAATCCCAATTATGCTACCCTCTTTCGGGGACGACCCTTGAGATTTGTCCTGCCCTTGGGCACGATTCCTCCGCCGAGTACCGCGAAACGGGGACTGGTCAAGTCCTTCTCCCTTGCTGGCCTCAGTGCCCCGCCTGTTCCTCGCACTATGAAGCACTCGGCTTCGCAGTATGCGGACATTACGTACATGCCCACCAATGGCAAACAGAGTACGGCTGGAGAGGAAAGTCCCAAGCGAGATGCCAAACGGGGACGCTATGAGGAGGGAAATCTAGTTAATCTGGTTACCCTGGAGGGCAGTGAGGCAGCGGCGTTTCAGGGCGCCAATGGCATCCTCTTGCGCCCTGAAATGCTGTGTGACTGGGGCTGTGAAACTCCAAGGATCTATTACGAACGCTATATGGGCAAGAACTACCGATACTTCTACGCCATTAGCTCCGATGTGGATGCAGAGAATCCGGGAACTGTAAATACCAATACTTCATTCCTACAACAGTTGTATATAACCCTTATTCCTACAGCTCATCAAGGTGGATGTGTGGAACAAGACCAGTCTAACCTGGTGCGAGGACAATGTGTATCCCAGTGAGCCCATCTTTGTGCCCTCGCCGGATCCGCAATCGGAGGACGATGGCGTTATCCTGGCCTCCATGGTGGTGGGTGGTCTTAACGATCGCTATGTGGGCCTAATTGTACTATGTGCCAAAACGATGACCGAACTGGGTCGTTGTGATTTCCACACCAATGGACCCGTGCCCAAGTGCCTTCATGGATGGTTTGCACCCAATGCCATTTAGTTACGAACTCTTTTTATGAAAAGAACTGCTAAAGAACCACTTAGCTTAGGAGAAGGGTAAAGCATCTGTCCAGTATTACAATTAGATTTAGACTAGAACCTTTTATATTAGAACTTAGAACTTTGGGTTCAAGACATTCGCAATAAACTCCTGCCACTTGCGCTGGAACACCCGGTTGATTTTCCGCCGCTCGTCGGAGGTGAGCACTGCGTACTTGATGGAGTTCAAGGCCAGCTGCTTGAGGAAGCGCAGATCCGCTTCCGCCGGAGCCAGGGCCATGAAGGCGTAGTAGAAGTCGTAGCTGAGACCCTTGGCTCCCCAGACACCCGGATCATCGGCTGATATTACGATGGGAAAGTTCTCGGCTATCAGGAAGCTGGCAGGATGATTTCGCAGATCCCAGACGAAGCCCAAGACCTGGTTGGAAATGGGGTTCACCTCGATGGCAATGTTGCGCTTCTTGATGGTGGACCACAATTGTGGGTGCTTGGGCAGGGCAAATGCATGTCCAATCCGCTTCGTATTCAGCAGAATGGCGTCCATCATGTTCCAGTCCGTCCGGCCATTCCAATCTATGGGATATGTGGACTGTACTCTCCAGGGTATATGGAATTCGAATTACTTACTCGTCTCGCCGGCGTGGAAGAAGTAGTTTGCCGTGCTGGGAAGATCGGACAGTTGGTTGATATACCTGTTCAGCGGATCTCCAGTGTCCTCCTGGCCAATCAGATCGAATCCTATTACAAAGTTTGGTTTGGCATGGCTGCAGCAGATAAGGTTTTTTGAGTATTACATTATTCGAGTCTCATTTAGTAATTATATACACTTACTGTAGCTGCTTAAAAGTGGTGATTCGCCTTAACATCTCCTCCTCGGATGCACGATTCCGCTTGGCATATATCACCTTAACGCCGATGAAGTCATGGTGCTTGGCCTTGAACTCCTCCACAATCCGTTCCAGCTCGTTGGCCACCTCCAAGGTGCTCAGAGTTCGATTGTTGTCGTCGTAGAGCTGTGTTAATAGTGATAGTTTTAAGATCACAATTTAAGATATTACGCACTATTACTCACCGGCGATAGGGAGGCTCGTATCTCGGCATAGATAATATTATCCTCACAAAGTTCCTCCAACATGCGTTTATGATAAGCACAGTAGGTGGGTCGGTACTTATAAAGCCGATCCACGGTGGTGAATATGTTCTCAAAGCGCTCCCATATCTTCTTTCGGTTCGGCAATAGAGCTAGAAATCCAGGATTTAAAATGGTAATTCAAATTAAGGGTGATATCCTTACCTTCCGGCCTGGGTCCATGCATATTGATGTGCTTCTCCAGCTGGCGCTCGTACTTTCCCCGATCCTCGGCATTAATTCGCTCGGTGCACACGTTTTGCACCTCGCTGTGACATCCGGACTGATCGTAGGTGAACACCAGCAGTCCGTCCACATTGCGGCAGGTGTACAGATTATTGGTGGTGGTCAGGTTCTGGATGATCCAGCGGGAGGTCACCATGCCCGTGTTGTGGCCGTGCAGGAAGGCGCCCTTCGGCATCTTCTGGATCATCCGGAACACCTCGCTCTGGCGGACGTACTGCCTGCCCTGGAAGAAGTGCATCGCGGGTGCGTACTTCTCCGGCGTCTTGAGGCCCTCGGCGATCTCCGCCCGCTTGGCGTTCATCAGGATGCTGTTGGCCTTCTCCTCGTCGGACGACAGCCAAATGTTGCCCCCCAGTGAGGCCACCCGCTCCGCTTCCATGATCTGCTCCCTCAGTGTTTCATAAGCTGCTGGATGCAAATGTGAAAGTCCTTACACTTGTGCACTCAAAACCATTGccattatattaatatatctCACTTTTTCTTCTGGTTTACTAATTTAATTGGAAATCGtcatattttgttgtttcaCTTGTTGTTTTATCAACATGGAAACTTTTTATTACTTGTTTACACATTAGAATTTGAGATTAGCAGTTTTCAAAACTGAGCATAATAATGACCATAAAAACGAGTAAATATTGTTGTTAAATTAACTTTTCCGTATAGTTTCCGTAGACGGAAACAACATGCGTAAATTATACTACCTGTGAATTTAccatacatttttatttttgttaaaagtTATTCctcaaacaaatatttgtaacCGACTCATGGCGATTATGTTTGTACATACATTTGAATAAGGTTATCAAAAACATTTCAGGTGCACAATGATCAGAGTACGTCATGCGAACAACTCATTTGAAAATCAAGTGATACCATAAAAACTGGAATCTGAAGAACTGGACCATCATCCGGAACTTACGAAGATCTGCGGCTTGCAGGCTGCCCGTTAGGAGCACAACGGAGGCTACCAAAGCCCCCAGAAACCACATCATCTGCCAGTAATCTAAGCTTCGATTGCGGAATGTACGCCGTATTTCACTAGATCCGCGCCTCTTGGCGATCGCCAAACAACTGATAGTGGCCACCGCTTAGGAAAGCGACCCGTATACGGCTTGTGCAATTTCCACACTGATCATGATCTTGGTCGCTGTGGGATCAGCGGCATCTGGTGCAGTTCAATGACGGAGATTAGTCCGCTCCGGAATGGGGCGCGCAATGTTTGGATGTCCCCGGGTTGGCACTTTCGTTGACACTGGCCCCTCGTCCAATTTGCGAATTCAGTTCGTGACGTAGCATGCCCAGTGCCAAAATGCCCTTCTTCAGAGTGATActgtatgtaaatatataacgGGGTGCATAGAATATATATCCAGGGAAAGCATAGCAGTCGCTGCTAATCGTATATAGGGTATTAGGAGGAACACCAAAGCCGCACTTCTATGCTTCTATCAGCAGCGCTATATTTTTGTACATATAATGTGAAAACATTGCGATCGTGGgcatatttttgcatttcgttgACTAACCCAATTTGCACAGTTTACCCGCCAAAATTATACTTGACATTGAACGTGAAATGGGGCCATTGATCATGACAGGGAAATCTCCTGGAAATGCATTCCATTCACGGGTACTTTGAAGTATCTGAAACATTGCATATAACACGTTTAGAATCAGTTTAGAAGTATGTCTTTGGGAAACTCTAATAAAAGAACCCTGCAAGATCTGTATCCAACAGCATTTATCTATAATTGAACTATAATTCTCcccaaaaataacaaagtgaGCTCGATGACAATACCTTTTTTGTAAACTACCATCTGCCTGGCATTGAAAAAAGCtagcgaaaaataaacattactTTACAAATGTCATTTGTGTAAGCTGTGATAATTGCCACATCTGTAATAACCGTAAATTTCAAAAGCATCCAGACCACTTTATAAGGTGGGGTATTCGAGGTACTCGTGATTCCATCGTCGTGTGCTGTTGAAAACCAACAACCGCGTCCGTCAACGTCAGTgaaaatttgccaaaatagAAACAATTCAAATAGCTTAAAATCAGCGAGCGATGGGCACACGCCTTCGAAATTTTTAAATCACTTAATATGCGCAACTGGCATTCAATCACTCAGATATGCGACTATACAAAAAAGATAcccaaacaaccaaacaaccCGGCTTCCAGAATGAAATTGCTTCCACAATTTGTGCTTCCACCCCGGCTCCACCTCTGcactaattttttttatgagcGGGCTCCGCTGAATGATTTTGTCAAAATGATAGTTTTGCTTTTCTTGGTCGGAACACCCGCTGTTCACGATGGTATCCACAGTTCTAAGCTTACACTTCTGGCGAGTGGTCGCGTAGAAAAAAAACAGTCGCCAATCACCAAGTcgataataaatataataaatcaaCGTGCCCGGCGGAGTCAAGTCAATATTTGGATTGTGAACTCATTAGCCAAGGACAGGACTCACAACTAAATCGGACAGGCACTAAAAGTCCTTTCGCACAATGGAACGATTGCTCATACTTGTAATGCTCCTGACTTCTCAACTTCAGATCCAGGCACAAACTGCACTAAGTATGATTTGAGCTAGTTAATGGATTGTTTCTTTCCAAAAAGCGATATTAGTTTGTGGGGTATTTATTCAGAATATTTTAAGCTTTAAGTGCGATTTTTTCTCAATCGATCGTCGTGGCAGAATATGTTTTACTATCCGAATTTGACATTCCTAGCAATGAGGATTTCCAATTCGTTGGCTCATTTTATATGGACGACACAAGTTGACAAACTGACATggttaaaaaagaaatgggtCAATGGCCTTGGGGTCAgcaatataattaatattaataaattcaaGTAGCACCAGGAGTGTGAGCTATTaggaaatatttaacaaattgtttttaggCTATGAACAAGCACGGCAAGCTGTTCTCacggcggaggaggagctgaTGACTGGTGGACACACCTACCTGAACACCCAGGAGGCCAAGGTGGACGATATATTCATGGAGTACAAGCTCGGAGAGTTGGCCCAAGGATTTCGAAACGCGGATCAGAATGCGGCAGCTCTGCATTTTTTCAAGGCAAAGCCGCTGATCGATCGGAGTGCGATCTTCCGGTTTCTACAGAAGATGCCCAAGGGCTCGGTGCTCCACCTGCACAACACCGCATCCGTGAGCtccaagtgggtggtggacGACTTGTCGTACATGCCCGGACTGCTGCGCTGCACGACGGCTACAGGACGAAGTGTCCTCACATTCCGCAGGACTCCTAAGGAGCACGAATGCCAATCGCAATACGTGCGTGTTGCCGATGAGCGGCGGAACTCGTTGGATCGCCAGATCTACGATCGGAATTTCGAACGCCTGATCAATTTGTACACACCAGTTCCAGAGCGTAAGTCACGGTTTTCCATTGCCAGGTGACGTAATATTATTCTTTCTTTTCCTACAGTGGAGTACCCCACAATTACCCAGGTTTGGGATCGGTTCCAGGACATGTTTGACTCCCTGAGCGATGCCCTAACCTATTTGCCAGCCTTTCGAGCTTATCACTGGCAGATGCTCGAGGAGCTTTACAATGACAATGTGATGTACGCAGAGATTCGGACTAGTTGCAAAATGGTTGGAAGCGATAAATACCATATTTCCTAGCTAATGACAATTCTTTAACTAATTAGCTCTATGACGCCAGTGGACGCACTTTTTCCAGAGAGCGTACTATTCGCGAGCTCTATGACATTAACGAGAAGTTTGTGAAGCTGCATCCAGATTTTCTGGGCATCAAAGTCATTCTCGCCGTCTATCGCGGATATGAACTGGATCGGATGAAGGATATGGTTGAGGAATTTAGGCAGTTGCAGTGAGTATGCCTATACTGATTTCGCAGAGTATTTATATTCACACTATTTTTCTAGCCAAGCATTGCCCAACTTTCTGGTTGGATTCGATTTGGTGGGTCAAGAGGACAAGGGAAAACCACTTTTTTCCTTACTGCCTGCCCTAAGAGATCTTCCGCCAACATCTCGGCTTTTCCTACATGGCGGGGAGACCAGTAAGTGGTATCTTCTTATATCTGCTCAACTTGATGATTGATTGCTTATAGATTGGTTTGGCGCCTCAACGGATATCAATCTGCTGGATGCCCTGTTGCTGAACACCACTCGCATTGGTCATGGTTATGCTCTGGCCAAGCATCCGATCCTCCTGAATGCCGTGAAGTCGCGCCGCATCGCCGTGGAGATTAGTCCCATTTCAAATCAGGTGCTGCATCTGGTTTGGGACCTGCGCAACCATCCGGGTGCCCAGTATCTTGCCCTTGATGTACCCGTGGTGATATGCAACGATGATCCTGGCTTTTGGAATGCCAAGGGCCTGAGCTACGACTTCTACTATGCCATCATGAGCCTGGCGCCCAACAATGCTGGGCTAAGGGTCCTCAAGACTCTGGTGTGGAATTCGGTGCGCTACTCCACGCTGACGGAGGAGGAACAGACGAAAGCTTTCAAAATACTCGAACTCAGCTGGTCGCGATTCATAGACAAGGTGCTGAATGGCAGTGTATTTTAAATGAACTTATTAAGGAAATAAACAGCCAAAGAGTTTATAAATCATTAGTAAAGGTTTGGCATTTTTACTCGTTCTTTTTAATAAGTAATACTCCGCTATGGAATAGAAATATAATTGTACAAAAATCCTACAAGTGATGCATACTTTGTACAACCTATTTTTGACACTTCTATTGACGTCCTAACGGAACCGACTTATCATCCGATTTATAATGTTGCACAAAACGTTCGCAGCTTTCCAGTATTTGCAGGTATGCAGCATTAAATCCTCCCATGCCCTGGCTCTGTGGAAGAGAGCGCAACATTAGACACTCACTACATAAATAAGATCGTTTAAATTACAAAGTATGGATCCTCGATGATCTCATCCTCCTTGCGACCAATATAGCTACCCAGCAATTGAATCTGGCACGTCGGTCTGGGATCAAGCCTAGCTGCCATTTGCTGAAGCTCCAACAGGTTGCTATTGTCCATGGCGAATATGTAGTCGAAGTCATAGAAGTCTTGAGCAGTTATCTACGAGTGTAAGAGTGATCAAAAGATCAGAAGGCTTTTTTTGTAGTTAATAGTGCATACTACCATACGACCCAAGTGGTTTGTCTTCAGACCATGTTGTTTTAGCAATTGTTGTCCACGTGCCTGAGGCTCCAAGCCAACGTTCCAATTCCGGAGGCCGGCACTGTCCACATACCAGTCCTGGAGGTTTCGTTTCAGCACTAAATGCTTCAGGATGGCCTCGGCCATTGGGGATCGGCAGGTGTTGCCTATAAGTAACACTGTAAATTGGAGtttgtcttttgtttgctgACTCTTACCAATGCACACGAACAGAACCTTCATTTTCGCAATGGGAACTGCAAGTTCCGATGACCAATGCAGCTGATTCAttgtatatacataatatataaacCGGTTCACATTTAGTATCAACATTTATTAGATTATCTATATCACAACACTTTTACAAATCATTCATTTCTGGAGGCGCTCTTTCATGAAGGCGGCACAGGCCACCACGCACTGCTGGTAGGCGGTCTCAAAGCCCTCGGCTCCACGCTCCTGAAAGAACAAATCGGGATAAGTATTAGCTTAAGCTTTTAAGTACAGTTTTTTTTATCTAAAAGTCGTTTGTAAATCTATGTAGTGTGTTACTTTTAAATGAGGTTCTTAATCTAAAAGACTTGTAAACCTATCTTTATTTGACAAGATTCATATATCTAGAGTAGACCAGGACAACAGTCCTATAAAATCATTTATCTTACTACTTTCTTATATGTAGGAATGTGatttttttatcttttgatggtgatgatgatgatcatcTATTCCCCCAGCAACTTCGTATTCTAATCGGGTGGAATCCGGACTCAAAGAGTGGCTTACATAGTAGGGATCCTCAATGATGCGGTTCTTCTTCTCGAGTCCGAAGTCGCCCAGCATCAGGAGCTCCGCCTTGGAGCCTTTGGGCGCCAGACGCCTCAGTTCGCTCATGTTGTCCTCGTCCATGCCGAAGATGTAGTCGAATTCCGAGAAGTCCTGCTTGCGGATTTGCCGAACGATGTGGGTGCACTTGAGGCCGTGCTTCTGCAGAGTGCTGATGGCCCTCGGATCCGCCCGGTTGCCCACGTGCCAGCCTCCAATTGCCGCACTATCGACCTCCACGTCCTTGACATTCGCCTTCTCCAGGGTGTCCACCATCACGACCTCCGCAATTGGGGATCTGCAGATGTTGCCTGAAAGGTCAGTGGACTTGTTATAGGTGCTTACATAAGATAAAAGTGTACTTTATTACCCAAACAAATCATTAGCACTTTGCGAACCATCTTTTAGTCAATTTACACGGGGATTTTTGAGAACAAATTGGtgtgttgttttctttttccggCTGGCGAATAAAGGTTCCGAACGTTGCAGCCCTGGCTTCAACTGCTAGTTGGCAACGCGGCTTATCAGCTGTGGTCGGTAGGATGGATTAACCCTTAGGCGGCTGTCGGGGGCTTCTCTACATTATCTGATTTAAACGCGCTTGTTTCAGGAAATTATTACACGCTATGCTGCACTGCCGGTAAATTTGTTCGAATGGTGCTTCGCCAATGTCCTGgataatataaaagaattaatttttataaaatatattaagggaaaagtcaaaaatattcagaatgtaaaaataaatacttcaTCATATTTAGAAACTCAATGTATATAaggcaaacatatttataagAATTATCTATTTGGTTAGGAATTTCTCTTCCTAGGTAAACGAAGAGTTTAAAACGAACTTTGAGCATAGACCTATAGTAAACTGTAGTAACTATCAACTAACATAATAGGGATCCTCAAGGATGCGTTCATCTGGTTTTAGGCCAAAATCCCCAAGGAGAAGCAGCTTGGTAGTGGCGCCCTTGGGAGCCATACGCCTTAGGGCGGCTAGGTTGCTCAGATCCATGCCGAAGATGTAGTCGAACTTGAGGTAGTCCTCCGGGGCCAGAACTCTCGCACTGCCCAAGTAGTCGATGTTGTGCCTGGCCAGGACATTCAGAGCTCGCTCATCCGGTTGGCGGCCAGAATGCCACCCCTCGATCCCGGCGCTCTCCACGCGCCACTCCCCCTGGAGACCCGCCCTCTCGACCACGTCACGCATCACAGCCTCGGCGATTGGGGAGCGGCAGAGGTTGCCTGCGGGCGCAGTCCATTTGCATAATGATTACAAAATATACAGTATACAGGATAAGCTTTTACAAGGGAATACGCACCCACGCAGACCATCAGCACACTGTTCTTCTGCGATCTCTTGCCCATTTTCCGTATTTTGGGATTGGTCTTTTGATTTACGAACTCACTTAACTCCGCGGTAAATTTGAGCAAACTTGGTTGTTCAAGAGTATATAGGCGTGGTTACGTATaaaagtgtttaaaaatgtgtcAAGAAGAAATATGTGCACTAATGTCTGAACAAAACTGACATgtagagaaataaataatgcgtttaaaattcaatttatttcttGAGAAACTAAAATACACTTCGGATTCCAATTAAGTTAGAAGAATCCGCAAAATCATTGCTTTTCCAGAAGGTACTCAATAAATTtgataaaacatattttaaaacgGATACAGTTTCTTAAATAATACAACCCCATTAGTGtaataaaatttgtaaaattagTATTGAGAAACTATAGCTATAGTAAGTTCCAATTTACTCGTTTTTAAGCGAAGAAGCAGTTTCAATGCAATATGaggaaaattatatatttaaaatgtcaGCCTAAAAGAATCCATGCCCGAAATCCAGTAAACACCTATGGGATGTAAACAATCATCGGATTAGCCTACCCCTCTAGCTGGCATTGAGTAAGCGAGCAGAGTTCCTCCGCTGCACTTTGTCAAGTGGCTCCCTGCTGGAGATCACACCTTAGgcacttccacttcctcttCCGTCTGTCTGCTGCAGGCACCACATCCACGTGCACATCCTGTTTACACACCGTGCGTATTTACCCTAAAAACTCGGACTAAAACTGCGCTCAAAGCAACTTTAACTAttagcatttaattaaagttcaTTCGCCGGGCGACAGACGAGGTCATTTCCACCCACTTCAGCTGGCTGGTTAGCAAGACTTAAGCCCACGGGAATGGGGAAGTGATGAGCTCTTGTCCTGGAATCCTACCAGGATCCAGGTAGTTGGGTTGGCTTTGGCCACGAATATGCAAGCTGCACCTGGTGCTCAAAGGACAGGCAGGTCCTGGTCGCAAACTATGTAATGACTGTCGAGGAGTTGAGCTCTCGGGTGCGGGTGTGAACTTAAAGAGGATGACCGACCAGCTCGCCGGCAGAGAAATAAAGTTgcctttcaaaataaattcgTTTTgagttttatgcaaattgtatACAGCAaacagtaacaacaacaacaaggggGCAAACAAAGGCCAGACGAAACTTTACCAACTTGGCTGGTTGCAGTTGTAGTTGCTGATgttgatgtggatgtggatgttgcTCTTCCTGGTGGTTGGGGGCGGCTTTGATGGCATCAAAGTGAGCTTGTCGTTGTGCAGACAAATGTTACGTACTCTCGTCACACTCTTACGTATGCAAATGTCCCATGCCGTTGCCGGCGCAATGCTGCAGTGCGTCCTCCACAATTGACAATtgttgaaaatgcaaatggaaatggaaatgccaaGACATGTGCCCAACAGCCACACCAGCAATTCATACATATGCCATGGATAATGGGTACTGGGTACTGGAGGTGTGTTGGGGGTGGTAAAGGGCCATGGAGGTAAAGACAAATGCAAAGGCGTTGTCTCTACTCTTCTATCATCATCCGGCGACGACATCTCCTCAGATAAGATAAACGACGGCAAAGTCAACAGCCACAACTGGTTGGGGACGgtgtgcactgcaaaaaatgcaatggttcattttgcaaaagtatgctacagaAGCTGTAGTATGCCTTTCTTAGCAGGAAGCTCTGCTAACTTTGAACTGATGATTGCTTTAAAATGTATGTCATTTATATTACTAAACATCAATTTTCTCTATTGtattgtataaaataaaatacatacatacaagaagtttaattaaattgtattatatatttatgtctttttgtattatttatgttaatttttttttatatatgtaggtatatgACATTTTTCCTAGTGCATGTGGGAAAGGTCAGtgtaaataagtaaatacgGCATTCGTAGCACACCGCAGGCCGAAATAAATTCTCAAGTGCAAATGAGGTAAATGACAAGAGGTACGAAACCATCATAACCTCTGACCTGCCACCCCCCGACCGACCCGAAAACGCCCACTTTGTCGAGCATTTGACAGTCGAGAGCAAACATGTCCAAGTTGAACAtccattttgcatttggcaaatgaaaagcggGAAAGCTACAACTGACGTACTAGCTGGCAGACAGCTTGTCTATGCAGCAGGCCATCTCTATCCAATCCATCTGGGCCtgcaaatgtatctgtatctggtaTCCAGTATCTGGCACTTGTATCTTTTTCCTCTGTCTGCCTTTTGCAGCTTCATCAAATATTTAGCGCCAGGCAGGCGGCTTTATCTCGAGGGAACTGGAAGGAGGGACAAATAAGCGCATTCATTGTGTTCGTTCAGTGTAAATACGAAACGGATGTAGCACTGCTTGGAAAATAACAACTTTGAAAACTTAAGAGTCTAACTCGACTAGTGTGGTACTGTAAGGaagtaagaaaataaattggGCTTATTGAAACActacaaaagtattttaatttgccTTATGTGGgtttcatatttatatatgtatacaaagTTAAGAGATTTGTTCatacaaatattcaaataatttttcagATTTCATTAAGTTAGAGTGTGTACCGACTGTAgataccaaaaatattccagAGATTTATCTTATATTGAATATGGAATTTCTGGATTCCTGGGGTTGTTTTATGTGTAGTTTCTTTGTGGTAATTCAATCGATTTGCCAATTTATCACTTTCCAGCGGGCACTCGCTTGTTTTGTTAGTTTTTCCGTAAGTACTTTTTCCACTGCGCTTAATAGCATCGTtctaaaatgcataaaaaaacTGCGAGCTGTCCAATCACTAATGAATTAAACAAACTTTAAGGGCATCGACGTTGTTTCTCGTTGAAAcgtaaatttattaaaccacCCACACCTACCAAAAACCTCCGAAACGCTATATACCCCTGCAGCAGATGC
This genomic stretch from Drosophila yakuba strain Tai18E2 chromosome 3R, Prin_Dyak_Tai18E2_2.1, whole genome shotgun sequence harbors:
- the LOC6536998 gene encoding low molecular weight phosphotyrosine protein phosphatase 1, with the protein product MVRKVLMICLGNICRSPIAEVVMVDTLEKANVKDVEVDSAAIGGWHVGNRADPRAISTLQKHGLKCTHIVRQIRKQDFSEFDYIFGMDEDNMSELRRLAPKGSKAELLMLGDFGLEKKNRIIEDPYYERGAEGFETAYQQCVVACAAFMKERLQK
- the LOC6536999 gene encoding low molecular weight phosphotyrosine protein phosphatase 2; amino-acid sequence: MGKRSQKNSVLMVCVGNLCRSPIAEAVMRDVVERAGLQGEWRVESAGIEGWHSGRQPDERALNVLARHNIDYLGSARVLAPEDYLKFDYIFGMDLSNLAALRRMAPKGATTKLLLLGDFGLKPDERILEDPYYDIGEAPFEQIYRQCSIACNNFLKQARLNQIM